A single region of the Zootoca vivipara chromosome 2, rZooViv1.1, whole genome shotgun sequence genome encodes:
- the FAAP100 gene encoding Fanconi anemia core complex-associated protein 100 has translation MAQVGHRVDYLAGFCCPVGGLAAGKPRVLCHENQIYLSNGTEFVYVYDQEGRLMKAVYRFPDQVWHVELLPLHQQLYILCAGVGIYCVSLDYQSRLAKRADGEENDCFSSVLPMGSDTCTFPDATLCTFTLLNDVLVTLSQVQGRWCMNLHNLPGPEDRGNLPRQPISHVDITTSTNNDGDLSLAHFLPVLCCASSPSTTDHKEGLRHSGGFVLEEPLFSLLFGIDAAMLDSPMILCGFPDGQLCSVPLKALSSPDNRSCEDSPVKILHHLEEPVVFVGALRTERRSPEAEELPAYGDLGCDCVVALGHYGKMVAIKAAQGEEVKVPELREYCLQGPVLCAACSGGSRMYYSTHSDIYAVDLDSNLPEAEKVEEAAGTLPSALSPASLSICSVVALSLSSRESEGESELLALSAKGRLMTCGLCSPDDTQPFKMNPDKAGQRIKELLSGIGHVSERVSSLKKVVDQKNRALMCLNQVMNVSAALLSGQSSQKPISCTITTHWSHILVQDSLAVSCVLENASECTLERGWTFCVQLFASSCDFEEDSSDSATTYTFPIDQLLPGNKTEVTLPLGPAEGSKLELPFMVSCSLYYSLREILGTVSESTDLLDDLLSDDSTGLSPDREGICLPLKEVTIDLLQCLRLGGPNGSISEASPPPAALPLPADPLDTFLKLSQMQSDLESVEGGGELLPRALGPLGEAYLAPSVASIKVSSELLRTTLKDFCADVSLCCAVLRWLLADNAEADALRSQDAAAVRGLAPDGGEVQLNIREVAVSDLNPAGPIQAVEIIIQSSPMENMSQLHHAVVRRIQTLILEQAAEDSSPPDVRVQYLHQIQANHEVLLKEAQSLRDRLCLGNDPEATVEKLLHVYQQLRNPSLVVL, from the exons ATGGCACAGGTGGGGCACCGGGTGGATTACCTGGCGGGCTTCTGTTGCCCGGTGGGGGGTCTGGCGGCTGGCAAGCCCCGCGTGCTGTGCCATGAGAACCAGATTTACCTCTCCAATGGCACCGAGTTCGTCTACGTTTACGACCAAGAGGGGAGGTTGATGAAG GCTGTCTACAGGTTTCCCGATCAAGTTTGGCACGTGGAGCTCCTGCCTCTCCACCAGCAGCTCTATATCCTGTGCGCTGGAGTTGGTATCTACTGTGTTTCCTTGGACTACCAAAGCAG GTTAGCGAAGCGGGCAGATGGCGAGGAAAACGACTGCTTCTCCAGCGTCCTCCCCATGGGCTCCGACACCTGCACCTTCCCCGACGCCACGCTTTGCACCTTCACGCTGCTCAACGACGTCCTGGTCACCCTCTCGCAAGTCCAGGGGAGGTGGTGCATGAATCTACACAACCTCCCGGGCCCTGAGGACCGGGGGAACTTGCCACGCCAACCAATAAGCCATGTGGATATCACCACCAGCACAAACAACGACGGGGACCTGTCTCTGGCGCACTTCCTCCCCGTCCTGTGTTGTGCCTCGTCCCCCAGCACCACCGACCACAAGGAAGGCCTGCGCCACTCGGGGGGCTTCGTGCTGGAAGAGCCTCTCTTCAGCCTCCTCTTTGGCATTGACGCGGCCATGCTGGATTCTCCCATGATCCTCTGCGGCTTCCCAGACGGGCAGCTCTGCTCTGTGCCCTTGAAGGCCCTGAGCTCTCCTGACAACCGCAGCTGCGAAGATTCGCCCGTCAAGATCCTCCACCACTTGGAGGAGCCGGTTGTCTTCGTCGGGGCCCTGAGGACAGAGCGGAGGTCCCCGGAGGCAGAGGAGTTGCCTGCCTACGGAGACTTGGGCTGCGACTGTGTCGTGGCTCTGGGTCACTATGGCAAAATGGTGGCCATCAAGGCAGCTCAGGGAGAGGAGGTCAAGGTCCCAGAGCTCCGCGAGTATTGCCTGCAGGGCCCCGTCCTGTGCGCGGCGTGTAGCGGGGGGAGCCGCATGTACTACAGCACCCATTCCGACATCTATGCCGTCGACTTGGACAGCAACCTCCCGGAGGCCGAGAAGGTGGAGGAGGCGGCAGGGACCCTCCCGTCCGCTCTGTCTCCCGCCAGCTTGAGCATCTGCAGTGTGGTGGCGCTCTCCTTGTCTTCCCGGGAGTCGGAAG GTGAGTCCGAGCTTCTGGCGTTATCTGCTAAAGGCCGCCTCATGACCTGTGGCTTGTGCAGCCCGGATGATACGCAGCCTTTCAAAATGAACCCTGACAAAGCTGGGCAGAGGATCAAGGAGCTGCTGTCTGGGATAGGCCATGTCTCTGAAAG AGTGTCGTCGCTGAAGAAGGTCGTGGACCAGAAGAACCGCGCTCTGATGTGCCTCAACCAGGTGATGAATGTGAGCGCTGCTTTGCTGTCCGGCCAGAGCAGCCAGAAGCCCATCTCTTGCACCATCACCACCCACTGGAGCCACATCCTGGTCCAGGACAGCTTGGCGGTCTCCTGCGTTTTGGAGAACGCCAGCGAGTGCACCCTGGAGCGCGGCTGGACCTTCTGCGTCCAGCTCTTCGCCAGCTCTTGCGACTTTGAAGAGGACTCGTCCGATTCCGCCACCACTTACACCTTCCCCATAGACCAGCTCCTCCCCGGGAACAAGACAGAGGTGACCCTCCCGCTGGGCCCTGCTGAGGGCTCCAAGCTGGAGCTGCCCTTCATGGTCTCCTGCTCCCTCTACTACAGCCTGCGGGAGATCCTGGGCACGGTCTCGGAGTCCACCGACCTGCTGGATGACCTGCTCTCCGACGACTCCACGGGCCTCTCCCCGGATAGAGAGGGCATCTGCCTGCCCCTCAAGGAAGTCACCATTGACCTCTTGCAGTGCCTCCGCTTGGGCGGCCCCAACGGCAGCATCTCTGAAGCCTCCCCTCCTCCAgctgccctccccctccctgcggACCCGCTCGACACCTTCCTGAAGCTGTCCCAGATGCAGTCTGACCTCGAGAGCGTCGAAGGCGGCGGCGAGCTGCTCCCAAGAGCTCTCGGCCCTCTGGGAGAGGCGTACTTGGCTCCCTCTGTGGCCTCGATCAAGGTGTCCTCTGAGCTGCTGAGAACCACCCTGAAGGACTTCTGTGCAG ATGTCTCGCTCTGCTGCGCCGTGCTACGATGGCTGCTGGCAGATAACGCCGAGGCGGATGCCCTGCGGAGCCAGGACGCAGCAGCCGTGCGGGGGCTGGCCCCAGATGGAGGCGAAGTGCAGTTGAACATCCGAGAG GTGGCTGTCAGTGACCTGAACCCAGCAGGCCCCATCCAAGCGGTGGAAATCATAATCCAGAGCTCACCAATGGAAAACATGTCCCAGCTGCACCATGCTGTAGTCAGGCGCATTCAG ACACTGATTCTGGAGCAAGCAGCCGAGGACTCTTCTCCCCCAGATGTCCGTGTGCAGTACCTCCACCAGATCCAAGCCAACCACGAG GTGCTGCTAAAAGAGGCACAGTCCCTGCGCGACCGCTTGTGCCTGGGGAACGATCCGGAGGCGACGGTGGAGAAGCTCTTGCACGTCTACCAGCAGCTGCGCAACCCCAGCCTGGTGGTCCTGTGA